One Spinacia oleracea cultivar Varoflay chromosome 4, BTI_SOV_V1, whole genome shotgun sequence DNA segment encodes these proteins:
- the LOC130472026 gene encoding uncharacterized protein produces the protein MGFPAKWRHWIMQCVTTVSYSILINGEPSQPFKPKCGLRQGDPMSPYIFILVMEVLSRMLSKAEADGCIKGIRIARNTPSISHLFFADDSLFFFKATHESCRELRGIIDSFCEASGEAINFDKSSVIFSPNTPMDMKNEFKRILVDGRSSRAYQPLVDKVQQKILSWKHLCLSQDGRLLLINAILAALSANMLSVFMVPKKITRKIDSLLMHYWWSGSSDKRSICWIKRKTLELPKGMGGGGGVGLRSVEKYNKALLVKQAFRVHNSPNLLLSKVMNAAYKRSPIEAAINNSIQSNASWGYRCLGKCSSMIKHGLGKAIFCGNSDIQHDVWFPSGETKCKNATQLRQTGIAQVKDLMRNDARVWNTHLIWKSFEKETTREILSLHIPEDNTDDQIQWVADKKGNPTVKSVYNFLILNHVDYQSIDRHDNIWTKLWQSDLSPKWKVFVWKLMHNALATKDNLRRRGMGGDNVCVLCEHDMESTSHLLREYTVAAHVWRSSSLGVSTITNTHLHFRDWIKNFLNFLWKEDGRTSIRVITFVTILWSIWLHRNSVIFRHSNRNPALILRMAHQFGEQWMNTTPIRNKMKTTRTRDSLIQHDGEGKHVILKGVGNDHEAILVTDGAWKMHKKKKFPVAAAGWVLRKGNIVIAKEGVRVEAMNPSHAEVKAIFMGLSYASQQDIQGVRIYTDCIDAIISIRDFPHCELELVTYSVQ, from the exons ATGGGTTTTCCAGCAAAATGGAGACACTGGATCATGCAGTGTGTTACAACGGTGTCCTATTCTATCCTTATCAATGGTGAGCCAAGTCAACCTTTTAAACCCAAGTGTGGATTACGGCAAGGGGACCCAATGTCACCATATATATTCATTTTGGTAATGGAAGTTCTCTCGCGGATGCTTTCCAAAGCAGAGGCAGATGGATGTATCAAAGGTATCCGGATTGCAAGGAATACCCCTTCCATCTCACATTTGTTTTTCGCGGATGACTCATTGTTTTTCTTTAAAGCTACTCATGAGTCTTGCAGGGAGTTAAGGGGCATTATTGACAGTTTCTGTGAGGCTTCGGGGGAAGCAATAAACTTTGACAAGTCGAGCGTCATCTTCAGCCCAAACACCCCGATGGATATGAAGAATGAGTTCAAACGGATTCTGG TGGATGGCCGGTCGTCCAGGGCGTACCAACCACTGGTCGATAAGGTCCAACAGAAAATTCTTTCCTGGAAACACCTATGTTTATCCCAAGATGGAAGACTGCTCCTTATTAATGCAATACTAGCAGCATTGAGTGCAAATATGCTTTCGGTTTTCATGGTTCCGAAGAAAATCACCAGGAAAATTGATTCGCTCCTGATGCACTATTGGTGGAGTGGTTCGAGTGATAAAAGAAGCATATGTTGGATCAAAAGAAAAACACTGGAACTCCCGAAAggaatgggggggggggggggggtgggttTAAGAAGTGTGGAAAAATACAATAAGGCCCTCTTGGTTAAGCAAGCTTTTCGAGTTCATAACTCCCCAAATCTTTTACTCTCCAAAGTCATGAATGCAGCATATAAAAGGTCTCCTATAGAAGCTGCCATAAACAATAGTATTCAAAGCAACGCGTCTTGGGGCTATAGATGCCTAGGGAAGTGCTCTAGCATGATTAAGCATGGCTTAGGAAAGGCTATATTCTGTGGAAACAGTGATATCCAGCATGATGTATGGTTTCCTTCAGGTGAGACTAAATGTAAAAATGCTACTCAGTTAAGACAAACGGGTATTGCTCAAGTTAAGGATCTCATGAGGAATGATGCGAGGGTTTGGAACACACATCTGATCTGGAAAAGCTTTGAAAAGGAAACAACTCGTGAAATTTTGAGTCTGCATATTCCAGAGGACAACACGGATGATCAAATACAGTGGGTGGCTGACAAAAAAGGTAATCCTACTGTTAAATCTGTCTATAATTTTCTGATTCTGAATCATGTGGATTATCAAAGTATAGACAGACATGACAATATTTGGACAAAGCTATGGCAAAGCGATCTTAGTCCGAAGTGGAAGGTGTTTGTGTGGAAGCTGATGCATAATGCTCTAGCTACTAAGGACAACCTGAGGAGGAGGGGTATGGGAGGGGACAATGTATGTGTTTTATGTGAGCATGACATGGAAAGCACCTCCCACTTACTTAGAGAGTATACGGTAGCTGCTCATGTGTGGCGTTCCTCCTCTCTGGGAGTTTCTACAATAACTAACACACACCTGCATTTCAGAGATTGGATaaagaattttctgaattttctatGGAAAGAAGACGGGAGAACAAGCATAAGAGTGATTACCTTTGTTACTATTCTTTGGTCTATTTGGTTGCACAGGAATAGTGTCATTTTTAGACACTCGAACCGGAATCCTGCACTAATACTTCGTATGGCTCATCAGTTTGGGGAGCAGTGGATGAATACAACTCCAATAAGGAATAAAATGAAGACTACCAGAACTAGAGATTCTCTAATACAACATGATGGAGAAGGAAAACATGTGATTCTCAAAGGGGTGGGCAACGATCATGAAGCTATCCTTGTTACTGATGGAGCTTGGAAGATGCATAAAAAGAAGAAATTTCCAGTGGCGGCTGCGGGTTGGGTTCTGCGAAAGGGAAACATAGTGATTGCTAAAGAAGGAGTTAGAGTAGAAGCCATGAACCCAAGTCATGCGGAAGTTAAAGCCATCTTCATGGGGTTATCTTATGCCAGTCAGCAAGATATTCAAGGAGTAAGGATCTACACCGACTGCATAGACGCTATTATCTCTATAAGGGACTTCCCCCATTGCGAACTTGAACTAGTTACGTACTCTGTGCAGTGA